Proteins from a single region of Streptomyces sp. TN58:
- a CDS encoding TetR/AcrR family transcriptional regulator, giving the protein MAEEDDEGAENGGTGLPASLEMAWGLRERPGKGPRPTLTLPRIVETAVTLAAREGIDAVSMGRVAKELGVSTMSLYRYVTAKEELYILMSDAGVGAPPALPPEAAGWGWRELLTQWAYAQRAVLMANPWILRIPITGAPVSPNQLAWMERGLAALAGTGMSEGEKISTIILIGGLVRNEATMAADMMDAIIKSGVSPDQVLGQYVRTLRLMTAPDTHPAVTRLLESDAFTGSDEPDFQFGFGLGRILDGLAALVAGREGAGEG; this is encoded by the coding sequence ATGGCGGAAGAGGACGACGAAGGCGCCGAGAACGGCGGTACCGGGCTTCCGGCCAGCCTGGAAATGGCCTGGGGCCTGCGCGAACGCCCCGGCAAGGGGCCGCGCCCCACGCTCACGCTGCCGCGCATCGTGGAGACGGCCGTGACACTGGCCGCCCGTGAGGGCATCGACGCCGTCTCCATGGGGCGGGTGGCCAAGGAGCTGGGCGTCTCGACGATGTCCCTCTACCGGTACGTCACGGCCAAGGAGGAGCTCTACATCCTCATGTCGGACGCGGGCGTCGGCGCCCCGCCGGCGCTGCCGCCGGAGGCGGCGGGGTGGGGCTGGCGCGAGCTGCTGACGCAGTGGGCGTACGCGCAGCGGGCCGTCCTGATGGCCAACCCCTGGATTCTGCGTATCCCGATCACCGGGGCGCCGGTCAGCCCGAACCAGCTGGCCTGGATGGAACGCGGGCTCGCGGCGCTGGCGGGCACCGGCATGAGCGAGGGCGAGAAGATCTCGACGATCATCCTCATCGGCGGCCTGGTCCGCAACGAGGCGACGATGGCCGCCGACATGATGGACGCCATCATCAAGTCGGGAGTCTCACCGGACCAGGTCCTGGGCCAGTACGTACGCACGCTGCGGCTGATGACCGCCCCGGACACCCACCCGGCGGTGACGCGACTGCTGGAGTCGGACGCCTTCACGGGCTCCGACGAACCGGACTTCCAGTTCGGCTTCGGCCTCGGCCGCATCCTGGACGGCCTGGCGGCCCTGGTCGCGGGTCGGGAAGGGGCGGGGGAGGGCTGA